One region of Armigeres subalbatus isolate Guangzhou_Male chromosome 3, GZ_Asu_2, whole genome shotgun sequence genomic DNA includes:
- the LOC134220161 gene encoding uncharacterized protein LOC134220161: protein MNERQTKENLSNVILEELNDLGLDINHIFAIAHDNGANMCASVKLLKALSKPGSEDEAALNSMLPAEFELLEQYDREQSLLMPDEENLGLMSMLPAEFAEFDSDDAQEADVKVKEEHNKQSTTEQQEDTNDFENEKDGTSDILVNDDDSEEPVILDSIRCGAHTAQLVAYDVIKLHNKRLGQINKICQKMHHKTSRELFVLHKIALPPKVNETRWGVWFIVLRYLQVLRSKPFLATLQNHDSTLDLSQHWKFIDRFCEAFEPIYVLTLKLQKDHVPLSDFYADWLVCQAKLNAIKKQGNTLAAKLHTSMQKRVEKLRSSMAFKASLYLDPRFNFAGSARLTPEEKREAQEYLIALSNRLDVLEGLQEELCTDDGEASTSGFVEDYLMDFFNEASNDTASSSSEKRAANESLRDELSKLEKRNKVNITVNMPPPSSSNTSGHQFPSAADNNQPSTSKAQPAPAASESSTRFDILQYWKKHACSSTAYLFTIL, encoded by the exons ATGAACGAGCGACAAACCAAGGAAAATTTGTCAAACGTAATACTCGAAGAGCTGAATGATCTCGGATTGGACATCAATCACATATTCGCCATTGCTCATGACAACGGCGCCAATATGTGCGCAAGTGTCAAGCTTTTGAAAGCTCTATCGAAACCTGGATCAGAAGACGAAGCTGCTCTAAACAGCATGTTACCAGCCGAATTCGAGCTATTGGAACAATACGACAGGGAGCAAAGCCTATTGATGCCAGATGAGGAAAACCTTGGTCTGATGAGCATGCTGCCCGCTGAGTTTGCCGAATTCGACTCTGATGACGCCCAAGAAGCAGACGTAAAGGTAAAAGAAGAACACAACAAGCAAAGCACTACCGAACAACAGGAAGACACAAACGATTTCGAGAACGAGAAAGATGGAACATCTGACATCCTTGTCAATGACGACGATTCAGAAGAGCCAGTTATTCTGGACAGCATCAGGTGTGGTGCTCATACGGCGCAATTGGTCGCATACGATGTCATTAAGCTGCACAATAAGAGGCTGGGTCAAATCAACAAAATTTGTCAAAAGATGCATCATAAGACTAGCAGGGAGCTTTTTGTTCTGCACAAAATTGCTCTGCCACCGAAAGTCAATGAAACCCGTTGGGGCGTCTGGTTTATCGTTTTACGGTATCTTCAGGTATTAAGATCAAAGCCCTTTCTTGCAACTTTGCAGAACCACGACTCGACGCTTG ATTTAAGCCAACATTGGAAATTTATCGACCGCTTTTGCGAAGCTTTTGAGCCAATTTATGTATTGACACTCAAACTGCAAAAAGACCACGTTCCACTGTCTGATTTTTACGCTGACTGGCTGGTATGCCAAGCTAAGTTGAACGCTATTAAGAAACAGGGAAATACACTGGCAGCCAAGTTGCATACATCCATGCAAAAAAGAGTTGAGAAACTTCGCTCAAGCATGGCTTTCAAAGCCAGCTTGTACCTTGATCCACGTTTCAACTTTGCTGGATCCGCCCGCTTGACTCCAGAAGAAAAGAGAGAGGCACAG GAATATCTCATCGCACTAAGCAACCGACTCGATGTACTGGAAGGTTTACAAGAGGAACTATGTACAGATGATGGAGAGGCAAGTACTAGTGGTTTTGTGGAGGATTACTTGATGGATTTCTTCAACGAagcaagtaatgatactgcgtcATCCAGCTCAGAGAAAAGAGCAGCGAACGAATCGCTTCGCGACGAGTTGTCCAAGCTTGAAAAACGAAATAAAGTTAACATCACAGTCAACATGCCACCTCCTTCAAGCTCCAACACCAGCGGCCACCAGTTCCCCAGTGCCGCGGACAACAATCAACCAAGCACATCTAAGGCCCAACCTGCTCCAGCGGCTAGCGAatcctctacgcgtttcgataTTCTTCAATATTGGAAAAAAC ACGCATGCAGCTCTACGGCGTATCTGTTCACGATATTATGA